The DNA window CCGCCGGCCTTGACAACTTATATATACTAGCGTATAATATGCACTGGGGGCCGGCGCACAGGAACAATGGATATCCCCCTGCTCGTGCAGGGCCCGTCGAGATTCCCCATTGGAAAGCGGCAAACCCATTCTTCTACCACTCTCTTTACAAGGAGGAACAGCACAATGCCGGCAGAGAAGTACGAGGTCAACAAGTACCGTTGGGTCATCGTGGGCGTGTACACCCTGGCCTCTGCGACGATGGCCCTGACCTGTTTCAGCGTAGCTCCCCTGGTCAGCTCCCTCTCCCGGGACTGGGGCGTCAGCTTCAGCCAGGCGAACCTGGTGCTCATTGTCCTGTTCGGCCTGTTCTCCGGCCTGGTATCGCTCCCCGGCGGCATCGCCACCGATAAGTTCGGCTGGCGGCTGGTCTTCTGCTTCGCCCAAACCCTGCTGGCCGTAAGCGCGTTACTGCGTGCCAGCACCCGTATCTGGCCGCTGTTCGCTCTGTTCAATGTCACCGGCTCCATCGGCCTGGGGCTGGCAACGTCGGTCATCGGCGCCATGGTGCTGAAGTGGTTCCCGCGGCGTGAGGTCGGCGTGGCAAACGCTATCGCCAACGTAGGGCTGGCCGCCGGCATCGCCGCCGGCAACGCCATCATCTTCCCCCTGCTGAACGCCCTCGGCTGGAGCGGCATGTTCTTGACGCTGGGCCTCATCGCCACCGCCGGCGCGGCACTGTCGTGGATCTTCCTGCGCGAACAGCCTCCCTATCCGCCAGAACCCCTGCCGCCCATGGTCAAAGTGGGCCTGTGGGAATCGGTCAAGCAGGTGATGAATGTGGACAACATCATCCTCCTGCCGTTCAGCCTGGCCCTGGTGGGCTATCTGGGCATCGTGCCGGCGGTCTTCCCCGTGCAGTTCGCCAGCTACGGCGTGGCGCTCACCACCGTTGGGCTCCTGCTGTCGGTCATGTCCCTGGTGGGCATTCCGGCCTCGCTCATCGTCCCTGCATGGGCCTTCCGCATTGGCCGGCCCAAACTGATCATGAGCCTTGGAGCTGTTGTGCTGGTGCTGGCCTTCCTGTCGGTCTTCTTCCTGCCGTTGGGGCCGCAGAACATCTGGTTGGCGTTTCTCATCATCATAATCATGGGCTGTGCCATGAACTCCCTGATGCCTATCCGCATGGGGCTGGCGCAGTTACAGCCGGGTGTGCGGCCGTGGAACGCCGGCGTGCTGATGGGCATTGTGATGACCGCCAACGGCCTGGGCTATTTCATCCTGCCCAGCATCTCCGGCATGCTGGTGGAGCGTTCCGGCCCGACCAGCTCCGCCCTGATGCTGGCCGGCGTGACCCTGGCTACGCTTCTGCTGGTGGTCCTGTTCGTCAAGGAACCAAAGGTGGAAGCGCCGGCGGTGCCGGCCGCCGAGCCGGAGCCGGCGTCCTGATGGCTGTGCCCCACCGCCGGCAGTGTCTTATACCCCTGCCGCACCAGGGGGGTGGTGCAGGCTCCCGCCCACATGGGTGGGAGCCTATTCGCTTTCAGCGTGCAATACCGGCGAGAATTACCGCGTAGGCGGCTGTCGCCTGACCCGGCGACGTGAGATTTTGACACATGGGGATGTTCATGATACGATATATGAAATTGTAGCCAAGGAAGGAAAGGAAACGCCGGCGATACAGCGCGGACGAGTGCCCCGACGAATCATGCCTTTTCGTCGGGGTATCGTTTGTGATAAAGGGCCGGCATAGGTGTATGGAGAAGCGGTACGTATGGCATTAGAAGAACTGCGCATTATCCCGCTGGGGGGACTGGGCGAGATCGGCAAGAACATGATGGTGCTGGAGTACGGCGAGGATATCCTCGTCATTGACGCCGGCATCATGTTCCCCGAGAACGACATGCTGGGCGTTGACCTGGTCATCCCCGATTACGGCTATCTGATGGACAAACTGCACCGCGTGCGTGCCATCGTGGTAACCCATGGACACGAGGACCACATCGGCGCGCTGCCCTTTTTCCTCCAGCACGTGCAGGCGCCGATCTATGCCACGCGTCTGACAATCGGCTTTATCGAGAGCAAGGTGCGGGCGCGCGACCGCGCCGGCGTGCCGCTGAACATCGTCCGCCCGGGGGAACGGGTGACCATTGGGCCGTTCACGGTGGAGTTCTTCCGCGTGAACCACAGCATCCCGGACGGCGTCGGGCTGGCGATATACACGCCGGTAGGGTTGGTGGTGCATTCGGGCGATTTCAAGATCGATTACACACCGGTGATTGACGAGCCGGCGGACCTGGCGCGCCTGGCGACCTTCGCCAACGAGGGGGTGCTGGTACTCCTGTCCGACTCCACCAACTCCGAATCGCCGGGCTTCACGCCGTCGGAGCGGGCAGTCCAGCCGGCGTTCGAAGAGATCTTCTCCAATGCCCAAGGCCGGGTGATCGTGGCAACCTTTGCCTCCCATCTGCCGCGCATCCAGCAGGTCATCTGGGCGGCCGCCCGCCACAACCGCAAGCTGGCCATCACCGGCCGGACGATGGAAGAGATGGTGGAGATCGCTCGCGACCTAGGCTATCTGGAGATCCCGGAGAAGCTCCTGATTTCCATTAACCATGCCCAGAACCTGCCGCCGGAAAAGGTGGCCATCCTGGCGACGGGAACCCAGGGAGAACCGACCGCCGTGCTGGCGCGCATCGCCCGCGGCCTGCACAAGCAGATCCAGGTGGGGCCGGGGGATACCGTGGTCATCTCCGCCCATCCCATCCCCGGCAATGACGAAGAGGTGAACGAGGTCATCAACCGCCTGTTCCAGCGCGGGGCGAATGTCATTTACGACCGCATCGCCCAGGTGCATGTCTCTGGGCATGCCAGCCAGGAGGAGCAGAAACTGTTACTGCGCCTGGTACAACCGCGCTATTTTGTGCCCATTCACGGCGAACTGCGGCAGTTGCATCATCACGGGGTGCTGGCGCGCCAGTTAGGCATCCCGCCGGAACGCGTCTTCGTGGTGGAGAACGGCTATGTCCTGCACTTCACCCCGGAGGGTGGGAGGATCGGCGAGCGCGTGCCGGGCGGATACGTGTTTGTGGATGGGAGCGGTGTGGGGGATGTAGGGCCGGCGGTCCTGCGGGATCGCGAGCTGTTGTCCCAGGACGGCTTCGTGGCGGTCGGAATGGCCGTGGATGTGCGCACCGGCCGCTTGCTGGATGTGCCCGAAATCGTGTCGCGCGGCTTTGTCTACATGCGCGATGCGGAAAACCTGATGAATGAGATGATCGAGCTGGTCATCGAGACGGTAGAGCAACAGCCCCATTACGCCGGCAAGCAGGCCCTGGGCGATCTGGTGCGCACCGCACTGCAGAAGATGATCTATGACCGCATCCGCCGCCGGCCGATGATCGTGCCGCTCATCTCCGAGGTTTCCGCCGGCGGCCGATGATGCGCCGCCTGGCACTGCCGGTGGCTGTCAACCTGGCGATGGGCGGACAGCGAGCCTATTCCACCTCCACACCCTCGTACGGCAGGGCGACCATCTCCACCTGCCGGGCGTAGAGCTGGCTGTACAGGCCGGCGCGCTGGATCAGCGTCTCATGCCGGCCCATCTCCACGATCCTGCCTCCCTCCAGCACGATGATCTTGTCCGCACTGCGTATCGTGGAAAGCCGATGCGCGATGACGATAGCGGTACGTCCTTTGAGCACCTCCGCTAGTGCCCGCTGAATCCAGTATTCCGCCTCCGCATCCACCGAGGAAGTCGCCTCGTCCAGGATAAGCACGCGGGGGTTCGTCAGGATGGCGCGCGCCAGCGCCAAACGCTGTTTCTGCCCGCCGGACAGCCGTATCCCGCGCTCGCCGATCTCCGTGTCGTAGCCCTGCGGGAAGGCCATGATGAATTCATGGGCATAGGCGGCTTTGGCGGCGGCGATCATCTCCTCTTCGGTGGCCTCCGGCCGGCCGTAGAGCAGGTTCTCGCGAATGGTGCCGGAGAAGAGGAAGGTGTCCTGGAGCACGGTCACCACATGCCGGCGCAGGGAGCGCAGGCGAATCCGCCGCACGTCCATGCCATCCAACAGCACATGCCCCTCCGTCGGGTCGTAAAAGCGGGCCACCAGGTTGGCGATGCTGGTCTTGCCGGCGCCGCTGGGGCCCACCAGTGCGACCGTCTCTCCAGGTTTCACAGTGAAGCTGACATCGTGCAGGGCCTCAATGCCCGAGGGGTAGACGAAGGAGACATGCTCGAAGGTGATGGCACCCTGCACCGATTCCACATCCTGCGCATCGGGCAGGTCCACGATCTCCGGCTGGCTGTCCAGCAGTTCGTAGATGCGTTCGCCGGCGGCCAGCGCCTCCTGAATGGCATTGTCCATCTCCGTCAACCGGTTGATGGGCTCCAGAAACATGGCCGAATAGCTGACGAAGGCCACCAGTGTGCCAACGCTCAGCTCTCCCTGGATCACCATCCAGGCGCCTACGCCCAGCACCAGGGCCGCGCCGGCGCTGGAGAGGAAGCGCACGCCCGGGAACACCGTGGACCAGCGCAGGATGGCGCGCACGGTGTCCTGGAAATAGGCGCGGCAGACGGTCAGGAAGTCCTGGAACTCGCGCGGCTCCTGACCATAGGCCTGGATGACGCGCATGCCGGCGAGGTTCTCCTCCAGCTCGGCGTTGATCATGCCCATATCCTTGCGGATCTGGCGGAAGGTCGGGCGAATGACCTTGTTGAACCAGCGCAAGATGATGGCCACCAGCGGCACCGGCAGTAATGCCCACAGCGCCAGCCGCCACTCCATGCTGAACAGCAGGATGATGATGCCGATGAGCCGCAGGGAGTCCACGATGATGAACTCCGTGGTATGGGTGACCAGCATCTCCAGGGAGCGTACATCGTTGGTCACGCGCGACATGAGATCGCCGGTCTGCCGCGATTCGAAGAACGACAGGGACAGGCGCTGGAGATGTTCGTAGAGGCGCGTGCGGAGATCGAAAATGAAGCGCTGGCCCAGCACATGCCGCAGGTAGCTGTCGGCGCTGTCCACCAGGCTGTTGAGCAGATAGATGCCGATGAGGCCGGCGATGAGCAGGATGATATAATGCAGGTCCTTGCGCTGTAGGGCATCATCAATGATGCGGCGCTGGAATTGGGGCGGCAGCAGGGGGACGCCGGCGTTCAGCGCCGTCAGAAATATGGCCGCGGCCAACTGCCAGCGATAGGGTTTCAGTTCGCGAATGAGCCGTTTCAGCATCGGTGTGTTCCCAGCCTCCCGAGGCCATTATAGCGCGAAAGGCGCCGGCAACAAACAGCGGGGGCCATAGCCCCCGCTGTCCTGTCGTATCAGGCCGGCCTGCTCATTTCATGAGCAGTGGCAGGTAAATTCTGCCCGCCGGCGGTGTGGGGGTCGGCTCTTCGCCAGGAGTCAGGGCCTCCAGCGCGATGGCCCATTCCACCTCCGTGACAATGGGACCGCCGCGGTAATCGCCGCGATACATCTCCAGGTCCCACGGGAAGTTCAGGCCGGCGAAGTTGCGGATCTCCTCCAGCGTCGGGATATATCCCTCCGGCCCCCAGCGGCCGCCCGGGCTGTAGGTAGGCATCACCGGGTAGGCGTCATGGGAGACGTACCAAGCGTCGTTGTGCAGTGTGGTGGTGATGGGCACATAGAGCTGGTGCGGCCAGTGCGGCGGCAGAACGCGTCCGGCATAGCCGGCTTCCGCATGGTCCCGGTACGGGTCGCTGAAGGCGATCACGCCGTTCTGGGCATCGGTGCCCACCGCCGTGACGTAATGGCCGCCGATGCGCCGCCAGCGCCCATCCTGCATCTCCCAGAATCCCAGCAACAGCACCACCGTGTTACAGCGCGTGATGCGCTCGGAGACCCATTCGAAGGCTGGCTGGCGCTCCGCGATGATGCGATAGTGCTCCCACAGCCCCTTGCTCCGGATGTACGACTCGAGGCCGGCCAGCGTGTCGCTGATGGTGGTACCGGCCTTGATCGTGGCGCTCTGCCGGCCGTCGGTATCCATCTCCTGCGCCAGATGCTCGATGAGCGGGCTGACATTGAGCGGGTCATGGTCATCCCAGCGCCCGTAGGCCTGCACCAGCGGGTAGGTATCCCGGATGGTCGGCGGCATGACGTAGTCCTGTTCGAACTTCGAATCGTGCCACCACAGGGCGTTGGCCACCGCCGCCGGCGCATCCAGGCTCCACTGCCCGGTGCGCGGGTTCTGCCAGGCGTTCTGCCGCTGATCAAAGTCCGGCACGCCGCTGAGGGCGTAATCCGGATAGCCCTCGCCCTTGTAGTGCAGGGTCGGGCAGGTGTTCGCCGGCGGCATCGGTTCCGGCGGCTCCGGCGTCTCGACCGGCGCCACCACGATGGCATATTCGATCTTCGTATAGATGTCGCCGCCGGCATAGTCGCCCTGATACGGGGCGTAGCGCGCCGGCACGTTGGCGCCGGCGAAGTTGGCCACCTCGTCCCAGCTCTGCACGTAGCCCTGCGGTTCCCATCCGCCGGCGATGGCCAGGGCGCTCACCGTCACCGTGTAGATGTCATGGGAGACGAAGGCCGGCAGGTTGTGCAGGGTAAAGGCCTGGTCCCCCTCGTGCGGATGCACCGGCGGCGGCAGTACCTGGCCGGGGGCGCCGGCCTCGGCGCGGTCAAACCACGGGTCGCTGAAGGCGATGTAGTAATTCGTGGGATCGACGCCCGGCACCGTCACGTAATGTCCACCCAGGCGCACCGGCCGGCCGTTCTGCTTCTCCCAGAAGCCCAGCAACAGGATCACATCGTGGCAGGCCCGCACCTCCTCGCTGACCAGGGAGAAGGAGGGGGACTCGGTGACGGTAATGACATAGCTGGCGCGCAGGCCCTTATCCACCAGGTACTGCTCGATAGCCTCCACCGTGTCGCTGATGGTAGCGCCGCGATGCGGCACGCCCGTCCGCTGGCCGTCAATATCCATGCGGTAGGCCAGGTCCTCGACCAACTGGTAGGAGGAATCGGGCGAATCCGGCGCGTTCACGTTGCGCGGGTCATGGTCATCCCACGGGCCGTAGCTCTGCACCAACGGATAGGTGTCGGTGATGAACGGCGGCGAATAGGGACTGCGCTCGAAGCGCGCGTCGAACCACCAGAAGGAGTTGGCCACGGCGGCCGCCGCGTCATAGGTCCACTGGCCGGTTTCCGGATGCCGCCATTCGCTCTGACGTTGGTCGAAGTCCGGCACCCCGTTGGGCGCGTAGTCGCGGTATCCGCCGCGCTTCCAGTACATGGACGGGCCGATGGGGCACTGCCATGGTGTGCCGGTGACGGTCGGAGTAGGCGTTGGGGTCGCCGGCGCCGGCGTGGCCGTGGGAGTCGGCGTATGTGCCGGCGTTGGCGTCCAGGTGGGCGTCGGGCTTGGCGTCACCACCAACGTCGGCGTGGGCGTGCGGGTGGGGGTCGGCGTCGGCGTGCGCGTGGCCGTCGGCGTGGCTGTCGGCGGCGCCTGTAGGATGGTGGTATCCTCATAGGTGCTCGCCGGCGGCGCGTTGTCGGCGCTGGTCACCACCTCGTTGCGGATCACCGTGCCGCCAGGGATGGTGGTCACGGGATGCAGGTAAAGCTGGATGGTGCGGCTGGCGCCGGCAGGAATGTCCCCCAGGTTCCACACCAGCGTGCGCAGGCCGTCCCAGAAGATGGGCGCCGGCACCGCATTGCCCGGGAAGTACAGCGTCTGCGCCGGGATGGTATCCGTTACCATCACGTTGCGCAGGGTCAGGCCCCCCTCGTTGGTGACCACAATGGTGTAAT is part of the Anaerolineae bacterium genome and encodes:
- a CDS encoding MFS transporter, with amino-acid sequence MPAEKYEVNKYRWVIVGVYTLASATMALTCFSVAPLVSSLSRDWGVSFSQANLVLIVLFGLFSGLVSLPGGIATDKFGWRLVFCFAQTLLAVSALLRASTRIWPLFALFNVTGSIGLGLATSVIGAMVLKWFPRREVGVANAIANVGLAAGIAAGNAIIFPLLNALGWSGMFLTLGLIATAGAALSWIFLREQPPYPPEPLPPMVKVGLWESVKQVMNVDNIILLPFSLALVGYLGIVPAVFPVQFASYGVALTTVGLLLSVMSLVGIPASLIVPAWAFRIGRPKLIMSLGAVVLVLAFLSVFFLPLGPQNIWLAFLIIIIMGCAMNSLMPIRMGLAQLQPGVRPWNAGVLMGIVMTANGLGYFILPSISGMLVERSGPTSSALMLAGVTLATLLLVVLFVKEPKVEAPAVPAAEPEPAS
- a CDS encoding DUF11 domain-containing protein is translated as VSNQGRVTADVAGEVPTDDPDTDEPMDPTDTLVAVGSIGDFVWHDANGDGVYNPGEEPLAGVRLELWWDRDGDGTYETYLGERFTDSAGRYLFDGIPVGNYEVRVDDSTLPWAAVLTAGTDPHRVSLGPNEHYRDADFGYRTALAIAKYDEKDPIPAGNLLHYTIVVTNEGGLTLRNVMVTDTIPAQTLYFPGNAVPAPIFWDGLRTLVWNLGDIPAGASRTIQLYLHPVTTIPGGTVIRNEVVTSADNAPPASTYEDTTILQAPPTATPTATRTPTPTPTRTPTPTLVVTPSPTPTWTPTPAHTPTPTATPAPATPTPTPTVTGTPWQCPIGPSMYWKRGGYRDYAPNGVPDFDQRQSEWRHPETGQWTYDAAAAVANSFWWFDARFERSPYSPPFITDTYPLVQSYGPWDDHDPRNVNAPDSPDSSYQLVEDLAYRMDIDGQRTGVPHRGATISDTVEAIEQYLVDKGLRASYVITVTESPSFSLVSEEVRACHDVILLLGFWEKQNGRPVRLGGHYVTVPGVDPTNYYIAFSDPWFDRAEAGAPGQVLPPPVHPHEGDQAFTLHNLPAFVSHDIYTVTVSALAIAGGWEPQGYVQSWDEVANFAGANVPARYAPYQGDYAGGDIYTKIEYAIVVAPVETPEPPEPMPPANTCPTLHYKGEGYPDYALSGVPDFDQRQNAWQNPRTGQWSLDAPAAVANALWWHDSKFEQDYVMPPTIRDTYPLVQAYGRWDDHDPLNVSPLIEHLAQEMDTDGRQSATIKAGTTISDTLAGLESYIRSKGLWEHYRIIAERQPAFEWVSERITRCNTVVLLLGFWEMQDGRWRRIGGHYVTAVGTDAQNGVIAFSDPYRDHAEAGYAGRVLPPHWPHQLYVPITTTLHNDAWYVSHDAYPVMPTYSPGGRWGPEGYIPTLEEIRNFAGLNFPWDLEMYRGDYRGGPIVTEVEWAIALEALTPGEEPTPTPPAGRIYLPLLMK
- a CDS encoding ribonuclease J, yielding MALEELRIIPLGGLGEIGKNMMVLEYGEDILVIDAGIMFPENDMLGVDLVIPDYGYLMDKLHRVRAIVVTHGHEDHIGALPFFLQHVQAPIYATRLTIGFIESKVRARDRAGVPLNIVRPGERVTIGPFTVEFFRVNHSIPDGVGLAIYTPVGLVVHSGDFKIDYTPVIDEPADLARLATFANEGVLVLLSDSTNSESPGFTPSERAVQPAFEEIFSNAQGRVIVATFASHLPRIQQVIWAAARHNRKLAITGRTMEEMVEIARDLGYLEIPEKLLISINHAQNLPPEKVAILATGTQGEPTAVLARIARGLHKQIQVGPGDTVVISAHPIPGNDEEVNEVINRLFQRGANVIYDRIAQVHVSGHASQEEQKLLLRLVQPRYFVPIHGELRQLHHHGVLARQLGIPPERVFVVENGYVLHFTPEGGRIGERVPGGYVFVDGSGVGDVGPAVLRDRELLSQDGFVAVGMAVDVRTGRLLDVPEIVSRGFVYMRDAENLMNEMIELVIETVEQQPHYAGKQALGDLVRTALQKMIYDRIRRRPMIVPLISEVSAGGR
- a CDS encoding ABC transporter ATP-binding protein — protein: MLKRLIRELKPYRWQLAAAIFLTALNAGVPLLPPQFQRRIIDDALQRKDLHYIILLIAGLIGIYLLNSLVDSADSYLRHVLGQRFIFDLRTRLYEHLQRLSLSFFESRQTGDLMSRVTNDVRSLEMLVTHTTEFIIVDSLRLIGIIILLFSMEWRLALWALLPVPLVAIILRWFNKVIRPTFRQIRKDMGMINAELEENLAGMRVIQAYGQEPREFQDFLTVCRAYFQDTVRAILRWSTVFPGVRFLSSAGAALVLGVGAWMVIQGELSVGTLVAFVSYSAMFLEPINRLTEMDNAIQEALAAGERIYELLDSQPEIVDLPDAQDVESVQGAITFEHVSFVYPSGIEALHDVSFTVKPGETVALVGPSGAGKTSIANLVARFYDPTEGHVLLDGMDVRRIRLRSLRRHVVTVLQDTFLFSGTIRENLLYGRPEATEEEMIAAAKAAYAHEFIMAFPQGYDTEIGERGIRLSGGQKQRLALARAILTNPRVLILDEATSSVDAEAEYWIQRALAEVLKGRTAIVIAHRLSTIRSADKIIVLEGGRIVEMGRHETLIQRAGLYSQLYARQVEMVALPYEGVEVE